In Halanaerobium praevalens DSM 2228, the DNA window CCTGTTCCTAAAATGGTACAAGCCACCATAGTAAAGAAAAGAGCTAAAAATAAATTTCCATTGGCTAAAGCTACTGTTAAACTGGTAAATTTAAGTCCAAGTCCAGTTAAAGTAGTAACTCCAACTATAAATCCTACTGCAGCACAAGCTGCTGCAACACCTAAAGCAGAAATAGCACCTTCTCTTAAAGTATCACTTAAATCCTGCAGACTCATTCTTGTATCTTTTTTTAGAAAGCTTAAAGCAAAAGAAACTAAAATTCCTAAAAAAGCAGCTCGTAGAGGTGTATAACCTTTAAAAAGATAATAAAAAATAATTATTAAAGGAACAATCATATGACCTCTAGTTTTGATAACAGTTAAAAATTTAGGAATTAAATTTGCTTCCATCCCTTTTAAACCTTGTTTTTTTGCTTCAAAGTGAACCATTAAACCAACAGTAATATAATATAAAATAGCTGGTAAAATTGCTGCTTTGGCAATAGTTACATAAGGTACTCCAATAAATTCGGCCATAATAAAAGCTGCAGCTCCCATAATTGGTGGCATTATCTGTCCTCCAGTAGAGGCTGCTGCTTCTACTGCAGCTGCAAAACGTGAATTATAACCAACTCTTTTCATTAAGGGAATAGTAAAAGAACCAGTTGTTACTGTATTAGCAACTGAACTTCCGGAAATAGAACCCATTAAACCACTAGAAACAACAGCTGCTTTGGCTGGTCCTCCAGTTGTTCGACCAGTTAAAGAAAGAGCTAAGTCAATAAATAGATCACCTAAGCCTGTTCTTTTGGCAAAGGCTCCTAAAAGTAAAAAGAGGAAGATATAAGTAGCAGAGACTCCAAGTGGAATCCCAAAAATACCTTCTGTAGTAAAATACATATGACTAGCGATTCTAGACCAAGAATAACCACGATGTGCTAACATTCCTGGCATTTGTTGACCATAATGTGCATAAAGTAAAAAGAGGATCGAAATAATAGGTAATTCAGGGCCTAAAGCTCTTCGAGTTCCTTCTAAAACAATTATTATTGCTAATATCGCCATAAAATGATCAAGTTGAGTAAACATTCCAGCCCGCTGTACAAGTTCTTGATAGTTAATTATAATATAAGTTGAGATTGCTATACTACTGAATGCTAAAAGTAAATCAAAAGTCAATAAAAGTTTAT includes these proteins:
- a CDS encoding TRAP transporter permease, which translates into the protein MAEKEHLQEDELLKKYDPKTDYRHYTGLAAILVSTIAVSLSLFHLYTAGFGVLIALKQRAVHLGFIFTLIFLLYPTLKKQKANKLLLTFDLLLAFSSIAISTYIIINYQELVQRAGMFTQLDHFMAILAIIIVLEGTRRALGPELPIISILFLLYAHYGQQMPGMLAHRGYSWSRIASHMYFTTEGIFGIPLGVSATYIFLFLLLGAFAKRTGLGDLFIDLALSLTGRTTGGPAKAAVVSSGLMGSISGSSVANTVTTGSFTIPLMKRVGYNSRFAAAVEAAASTGGQIMPPIMGAAAFIMAEFIGVPYVTIAKAAILPAILYYITVGLMVHFEAKKQGLKGMEANLIPKFLTVIKTRGHMIVPLIIIFYYLFKGYTPLRAAFLGILVSFALSFLKKDTRMSLQDLSDTLREGAISALGVAAACAAVGFIVGVTTLTGLGLKFTSLTVALANGNLFLALFFTMVACTILGTGLPTTATYIVLATMAAPALTQLGVPIIAAHLFVLYFGVVADLTPPAALAAYAGAGIAGSNPLKTGLTAVKLAVAGFVVPFVFAYSPSLLLIDSKITQVILITGSSILGVFALAAAVLAYLNRKTTFLERLLLFISSFALLIPDWKTDILGLILLAIVIYLQFRNKKTQ